ATCTTAGAAATTAATTTGAAAAAGTTGGTTAAGGGTACGAACTTAGAATGGGGAACGCAAGTGACCGCCGATGAAATTAAAGCACGGTGGAATTTGGACGTACCGATTGATAAATCAACACGTATCTACGATGGTGTAGTGTATAACCCAGATAACAAGGGAATCACAATCATTGAAACCAATTTCTATGGTTCAGGTGGTTCTAAGTTGAAGTCCGTTGCGGGTGAATTTACGGAATTACAAGCCTTGTTTAACACAGAAGCTACTGAGACGGACATACGGTTTGTGTGGATTAGTGATGGTAAGGTGGGGTGGACAACGGCCAAGAAACCAATGGCAGCGGCCTTTACACATATTCCACATATCATTAACTTAGCGATGGTTGATGCTGGCTACTTGGAAGCAATAGTAAAAAAATAACAGCATGTGAGCTAACAGCTAACGTAGCAACTATTATGAAATCTAGCTTCCATAAATTGGCCTACTCAAAAAGAACAAATTAAATAGTATCTGGAGAGGGCATGAGAAGTAAATAGGGCATTATGGAACCTAAATTTAGAATAAAAGTTATTGAAGATGTTGTTTAATATACATTAGTTAGTATGAATTATCATTAGTATTTTCAATCAAATACAAAAACAGGAGGCCAGACATTTTCGTCTAACCTCCTATTTACTTACAATGATACTTCAGTTGCAACACCATCTACGGCATCAATTTGAGTTACGACAACCCATGCTGATACCGGTGTCATATATTTAAAAATTGCGAGTGTTTTTGCTGCTGCCATATGCATTTCCTCCATTTAATGTGAGTGCGCCAGAACTGGATTTGTTGGATTCTCATACCGGTGATTCTAGCTGACTAGGATGTTTTGGGTTACATATAGTTAAGCGAGTGGCGCGGGCGTTTGTTCCGTGGTTTTAACAAAGTAATCGTTGATGCCGGGGAGTGCTGATAATAGAGTCAGTCAATGAATAACACATTTGGTATTATTTGTGGTAACATACAACGAGGGTGACATATGCTTAAAGTTAAGTGAAGTTTTAATGCACTTTGTTGATTTCATTATCGAATATTTAGGTTGCCAACAACGGCAGGGGATGTCACATATCCACATATAGTGTATTTGCTGTTAATTATTATTTTTTTCATGAGTGAAAAGGAGTTGATGGCCGTTATGAGTGAAAAAGGGAAAAATATTTTGAACAAAGTAGTGGTGTCGCTAATTACAGATTCCGTAAAATCCGTCATTATGTGGGTGGCAACCTAAGTATTCGATGTGTGTCAATTATTGGAATGTTTAACGAGGAAGATTATGTGGGTACTTTTTGCGCACTCATAATTTTTCACCAGCCTAGTAAATACGGCAATTGACTGCAATTTTTTCTCCTTCCTATGCATTTCGTAACAAGATAGACAAATTATGTCTACCACATTGTATATAGTGATAGTACCAACTAGATTGCCGACTATTGTTGATTTCAGATGAAATCTTTATGCGGATTGATTCGCGCGAACAAGGAGGATAGGGCAGTTGGTAGCAAATTACTATTATATTCGGAAAATAACGAAGCAAATGAAGGGGAAATAAAAATGACAAAACTGGTAACAGAAAAGAAGCTTATTAAATGGCTTGGTAAAAAAGAGATTCAACTTTCGCAGCATGATGCAAAACAAATCATGGGCGTTTTGGAAAAGTACAATAATGGCAAGAAAATGGATGCTGTAACTGAAAGTGTGCAAAATTACTTTGACGACTATCGAAATTACGATCTTGACAGCTTGCGGGCAGTATTGGAATTAGCTGATGGGAGCGCACTGTTTGCTGATATAAAGTCATACACTACCTCTGCACGGTGGGACTTGTTATGGGGACGCGATGTAAGTGGTCCGATTAAGCGAGTTTTCCATAGTGAAGAATTTGTTCTGGGCAGCGATTCATACCTTGATAATGAGGAATATGTAGATATGGATGCAGTTGATTTGATTAATCATGTGCGGAAATTCAATTTGAGTGAATTTACAAAGTTAGGTGAATTGATTCAAGAACATGGTGGGTTAGTAAAATAATGGTTATTTTCTAGCGCGGGATTGTCGCTTCTGTACTTTTCAATCAATCGCAAATCCAAAAAAGTTCAGCACATCCCAAGATGGATGCGCTGAACTTTTTCATTTGGTTACGTAATTATTACTTACTAAATACAGGAGTATCCCGTGCTAATAGTTCACGCCCATATTCGTAGTACGAATGCATAATATCGGTAGGTACCATTGAGCCACCAGTTGCCCAAACGATATGGGTCGCATTTTGGGCACGGGGACCATAGATGGGATGTTGCATCACATCGGTCAGGGCTTTCATGCCAATAGTTGATGAAGGCTCAAGCCAAATATTTTCGGCATCGGCTAATTCAGCCAGGTATTTGAACATGCGGTCCTCAGTGCTAGTCGCGATGCCAGCTAACAAGCCCCGCATGTAGACGCCCGCAATCTTAGAGGGTCGCCCGACCGCCAGACCATCCGCACGCGTTTGACCATCAATACCAACGTCATAAACTGTGATATCGTTGTTGAGCTGGGTTTCCATGCCAACGAGGACGGAGGGAATATGCGCAGGTTCAACGAAAATTGGATAGACGTTGGCGCCAAACATCATTTTTAAGCCAAAAGCAACGCCCGAAGGTGAACCACCGACACCAGCCGGCAAATAAACAAAGAGCGGGTGATCCGCGTCGACCGGAATATTAGCGGCCGCAAGTTGGGCTTTGATTCGAGGTCCTGCAGTTGCATAGCCTAAAAATAAATCGGTGGAAGCTTCATCATCGACAAAGTAACTCCGCATATCTTGGCTGGAAGCTTTGCGGGCCGCTGCGACGGCATTAGAGAAATTATCATCATATACGACAACTTCGACACCGTTTGCACGCAGTTTGGCAAT
This is a stretch of genomic DNA from Periweissella cryptocerci. It encodes these proteins:
- a CDS encoding D-serine ammonia-lyase yields the protein MAIDVEALKATHPILDDLLTYQELFWNNPEYQQEFTLPFGVADVLAATKRFERFAPYLALVFPDTRATHGIIESPLTKIPNMQQHLSADTPIHGQLYLKEDNKMPVSGSIKSRGGLYEVLKYAESLAIAHLGFSTTDDYTKFNSAKFRDFFAQHKIEVASTGNLGLSVGLMASTLGFQTCIHMSKDAVAWKIAKLRANGVEVVVYDDNFSNAVAAARKASSQDMRSYFVDDEASTDLFLGYATAGPRIKAQLAAANIPVDADHPLFVYLPAGVGGSPSGVAFGLKMMFGANVYPIFVEPAHIPSVLVGMETQLNNDITVYDVGIDGQTRADGLAVGRPSKIAGVYMRGLLAGIATSTEDRMFKYLAELADAENIWLEPSSTIGMKALTDVMQHPIYGPRAQNATHIVWATGGSMVPTDIMHSYYEYGRELLARDTPVFSK